The following proteins come from a genomic window of Bernardetia sp.:
- a CDS encoding MutS-related protein, translating into MYSSYLSEANQKFSTFKNQSRLIATIRLIYFFAALVILYFLIPQGWKIVTGTAFLLFFGFLFLVKLYQKSEQKRNYWKTRIKLLETENERLHYNFENLDDGMEFYDPLHAYIKDLDIFGQTSLFSYISRTNTSVGRNFLANWLSEKTDEKTILKRQEIVKELVKDNKTNTELRLHLQTTAHLSEETPKEYAQLKKWLQTEDSFLENKVLNIVRFVLPVLTVGSWIATFMGFVTYILPVFLSLVQLGIVGSLFPKLQLTYDTVGKNIPFLQKYAALWEIIEQATFEKQETKTLQNKLKGSSRAAQELAKTLELFEYRMNGVAFMFLNGMFLWDIHFAIKLEKWRKEHKTNTPIWVETLAEFEALFSFASFSFNHKEYIFPTISVSIEDKSEKKNTENAFEIIEMAHPLLKEGVRISNDFTAATIREIALITGSNMAGKSTFLRALGINMVLACAGAPVCATKFDFVPMLISSSMRIIDSLEKGESSFFAELKRLKQILDILAEAEKQGEYNMILLDEILRGTNSKDRYLGSVAIIKQLLKLPATAFIASHDVELSKLEEQFPKQITNYAFEVENQDTGLHYPYKIKKGVCQNTNAVFLMQKMGIEM; encoded by the coding sequence ATGTACTCATCTTATCTTTCAGAGGCTAATCAGAAATTTTCAACATTTAAAAATCAGTCTCGTCTTATAGCTACAATTCGTCTGATTTATTTTTTTGCAGCTTTAGTAATTCTTTATTTTTTAATTCCACAAGGTTGGAAAATCGTAACAGGAACAGCTTTTTTACTGTTTTTTGGTTTTCTTTTTTTAGTAAAACTCTATCAAAAATCTGAGCAAAAAAGAAACTACTGGAAGACAAGAATAAAACTTTTAGAAACCGAAAACGAAAGACTACATTATAACTTTGAAAACTTAGACGACGGAATGGAGTTTTACGACCCTCTTCACGCCTATATCAAAGATTTGGATATTTTCGGACAGACAAGTCTTTTTTCGTATATCTCACGTACCAACACAAGCGTAGGAAGAAATTTTTTGGCAAATTGGCTTTCCGAAAAAACGGATGAAAAAACTATTCTTAAAAGACAAGAAATTGTAAAAGAATTAGTTAAAGACAACAAAACAAATACAGAGTTACGTCTTCATCTCCAAACAACAGCACATTTGAGTGAAGAAACTCCTAAAGAATATGCTCAACTCAAAAAATGGCTACAAACGGAAGATTCTTTTTTAGAAAACAAAGTCTTAAATATTGTTCGCTTTGTATTGCCTGTTCTGACAGTTGGAAGTTGGATAGCTACTTTTATGGGATTTGTTACTTATATTCTACCTGTTTTTCTTTCGCTTGTTCAACTGGGTATTGTAGGAAGTTTGTTTCCAAAACTACAACTTACTTATGATACAGTAGGAAAAAACATTCCTTTTCTTCAAAAATATGCTGCTCTGTGGGAAATTATAGAACAAGCTACTTTTGAAAAGCAAGAAACGAAAACCTTACAAAACAAACTCAAAGGCAGCTCAAGAGCAGCCCAAGAACTTGCCAAAACACTAGAACTTTTTGAATATCGTATGAATGGTGTGGCTTTTATGTTTTTAAATGGAATGTTTTTATGGGATATTCATTTTGCTATCAAGCTAGAAAAATGGAGAAAAGAACACAAAACAAATACTCCTATTTGGGTAGAAACACTAGCCGAATTTGAAGCCTTGTTTAGCTTTGCTTCTTTTTCATTTAACCATAAAGAATATATTTTTCCTACTATTTCAGTTTCTATTGAAGATAAATCAGAGAAAAAAAATACAGAAAATGCTTTTGAAATTATAGAAATGGCGCATCCGCTTTTGAAAGAAGGTGTTAGAATTTCTAATGATTTTACAGCTGCAACCATCAGAGAAATTGCACTCATTACAGGTTCTAATATGGCAGGTAAGAGTACATTTTTGAGAGCGTTGGGGATAAATATGGTCTTGGCGTGTGCTGGTGCGCCTGTTTGTGCAACTAAATTTGATTTTGTTCCAATGCTAATTAGTAGTAGTATGCGTATTATTGATTCTTTAGAAAAAGGAGAATCTTCATTTTTTGCAGAACTCAAAAGACTAAAACAAATCTTGGATATTTTGGCAGAAGCTGAAAAACAAGGCGAATATAATATGATTTTGTTAGATGAGATTTTAAGAGGTACAAACTCAAAAGACCGTTATTTAGGTTCAGTTGCAATCATCAAACAGCTTTTAAAACTTCCTGCAACAGCTTTCATTGCTTCTCACGACGTAGAATTATCTAAATTAGAAGAGCAGTTTCCAAAGCAAATCACCAATTATGCTTTCGAAGTAGAGAATCAAGATACAGGACTTCACTATCCATACAAAATCAAAAAAGGGGTTTGTCAGAACACAAATGCAGTCTTTTTGATGCAAAAAATGGGAATTGAAATGTAA
- a CDS encoding purine-nucleoside phosphorylase: MEFEKLNEALTFIRSFYKEKPKVGIILGTGLGALVNEVETELTISYQDIPHFPLSTVESHAGKLIFGKLSGHNVIVMQGRFHYYEGYSMKQIVFPVRVMKMLGIEYLFVSNAAGALHPNFKLSDLMILEDHINLLPSNPLIGKNIPALGIRFPDMFEPYSNKLIELAENVISENQELSFSNFHKGVYVSVSGPNLETRAEYRYLRTIGADAVGMSTVPEVIAAVHMNLPVFAVSVLTDLCQPENVKPITLEEVLEAAAVAEPKMAFLFKEMIKKLD; this comes from the coding sequence TTGGAATTCGAAAAACTCAACGAAGCACTCACTTTTATTCGCTCATTTTATAAAGAAAAACCGAAAGTCGGAATTATTTTAGGAACTGGTTTAGGCGCTTTAGTTAATGAAGTAGAGACGGAACTTACTATTTCATATCAAGACATTCCTCATTTTCCTCTCTCAACAGTAGAAAGCCACGCAGGAAAACTCATTTTTGGTAAACTTTCTGGACACAATGTAATCGTTATGCAAGGGCGTTTTCATTATTATGAAGGTTATTCAATGAAACAAATTGTATTTCCTGTGCGTGTAATGAAAATGTTAGGAATTGAGTACTTATTCGTTTCGAATGCTGCTGGTGCATTACATCCAAATTTTAAACTAAGTGATTTGATGATTTTAGAAGACCACATCAATTTACTTCCTTCTAATCCATTAATTGGAAAAAATATTCCTGCTTTGGGTATTCGCTTTCCAGATATGTTTGAACCCTATTCCAACAAACTGATAGAACTAGCAGAAAATGTAATTTCAGAAAATCAAGAGCTTAGTTTTTCTAATTTTCATAAAGGCGTTTATGTTAGTGTTTCAGGACCCAATCTTGAAACGAGAGCAGAATACCGTTATTTGAGAACAATAGGCGCAGATGCCGTCGGAATGTCGACAGTGCCAGAAGTAATTGCAGCCGTACATATGAATCTACCTGTTTTTGCTGTCTCTGTCTTGACAGACTTGTGCCAACCAGAAAATGTAAAACCTATTACATTAGAGGAAGTCTTAGAAGCTGCTGCCGTAGCTGAACCAAAAATGGCTTTTTTATTTAAGGAAATGATTAAGAAATTAGATTAA
- a CDS encoding carbon-nitrogen hydrolase family protein, with protein sequence MAIDNSEKIIPHPSESEHVLKLRTVLPSDAADIEDISKLIYAKDQAWTKKSVLKLLEIFPEGQICIEDKGKVVAYALSMIIDYDKFGDSHTYHDIVKDNFVNHNEDGDILYGIEVSVNPNSRNMRLGRRLYDARKELCENLNLKGIIAGGRMPNFSKYSDDVTPRQYIEKVRQKEIYDPVLTFQLSNGFHVKKVLRNYLPDDFESKAYATLLKWDNIYYEEKPTLVNQPKEVIRIGVVQWQMRNVKSVESFFENVEFFVDALSSYRSDFVLFPEFFNVPLMAEYNEEDTAKAIRRLAEYTEEVRDKLVEYAVSYNINIIGGSLPLLEDGKLYNVSYLCRRDGTWDVQYKIHITPSEVQDYGMIGGNKVKVFETDVAKIGILICYDSEFPELSRMLADDGMQILFVPFSTDMQNGYMRVRVCSQARAVENECYVAIAGSVGNLPKVKNMDIQYAQSAVFSPSDYSFPNNAIIAEATPNTEMTMIADVNMDLLKELHSHGSVRNLKDRRKDIYSLKWKKTN encoded by the coding sequence ATGGCAATAGATAACTCAGAAAAAATTATTCCCCATCCGTCAGAATCAGAACACGTATTAAAGTTACGAACCGTACTTCCTTCAGATGCAGCAGACATTGAAGATATTTCGAAACTCATTTATGCAAAAGACCAAGCGTGGACAAAGAAGTCGGTTTTGAAGCTCCTTGAAATATTCCCAGAAGGACAAATTTGTATAGAAGACAAAGGAAAAGTAGTGGCGTATGCACTTAGTATGATAATAGATTATGATAAATTTGGAGATAGCCATACCTACCATGACATTGTTAAAGATAATTTTGTGAATCATAATGAAGATGGCGATATTCTCTATGGAATTGAAGTAAGTGTAAACCCAAATAGCCGTAATATGCGCTTGGGAAGGCGTTTGTATGATGCTCGTAAGGAACTTTGTGAAAACCTCAACTTGAAAGGAATTATTGCAGGTGGACGTATGCCAAACTTTAGTAAATACTCCGATGATGTAACTCCTAGACAGTACATAGAAAAAGTACGACAAAAAGAGATTTATGACCCTGTTTTGACATTTCAACTTAGCAATGGTTTTCATGTCAAGAAAGTATTGCGTAACTACCTTCCAGATGATTTTGAATCAAAAGCGTATGCAACTCTTCTAAAATGGGATAACATTTATTATGAAGAAAAGCCAACACTTGTAAACCAACCTAAAGAAGTTATTCGTATTGGTGTGGTGCAGTGGCAGATGCGTAATGTAAAATCGGTAGAATCATTTTTTGAGAACGTAGAATTTTTTGTAGATGCGCTTAGTTCGTACCGTTCTGATTTTGTGCTTTTTCCAGAGTTTTTCAATGTTCCTTTAATGGCAGAATATAATGAGGAAGATACAGCAAAAGCAATTAGAAGACTTGCAGAATATACTGAAGAAGTGAGAGACAAACTGGTAGAATACGCCGTTTCATACAACATAAATATTATTGGTGGTAGTCTTCCACTTTTGGAAGATGGAAAACTTTATAATGTTTCGTATTTGTGTCGTCGTGATGGAACGTGGGATGTACAATACAAAATCCATATTACGCCAAGCGAAGTACAAGATTATGGTATGATTGGAGGAAATAAAGTAAAAGTCTTTGAAACAGATGTCGCCAAAATAGGCATCTTGATTTGCTATGATTCGGAGTTTCCAGAGCTTTCTCGTATGCTTGCCGATGATGGAATGCAAATTTTGTTTGTTCCTTTTTCTACCGATATGCAAAACGGTTATATGCGTGTACGTGTGTGTTCACAGGCTCGTGCTGTAGAAAATGAGTGTTATGTAGCGATTGCAGGTAGTGTGGGTAACCTTCCAAAAGTTAAGAATATGGATATTCAATATGCACAATCAGCTGTATTTTCGCCTTCTGATTATTCTTTCCCAAACAATGCCATTATAGCAGAAGCAACTCCCAATACAGAAATGACAATGATTGCAGATGTAAATATGGATTTGCTCAAAGAATTGCATAGCCACGGTAGTGTCAGAAACCTCAAAGACCGTCGTAAAGATATTTACTCCTTGAAGTGGAAAAAGACAAACTAA
- a CDS encoding biotin/lipoate A/B protein ligase family protein translates to MKLIFSPSHYPFFNLALEEYLSNFTDKESEYLLFYRNEPSLVMGKNQNAWEEMNYNYLQSQNILLSRRISGGGTVYHDLNNLNFSYIKPLDTKLVANYDSLLLPIVEFLKTLGLQAAIGERSDIWLENAAGEKRKITGTAQYTNKHRYITHGTLLFDADLEKLQKAITIPTNVEVSSKSLKSVRSKVINIREVLEKNNAEEILNIEHFEEKLAHFILLYFNKSVHIHTLTQEEVNQVEELAKEKYKSFEWIWGRSPACEIHRKVNFKNEEHSIKIKLNRGAIIKEISTNDVFLNTELQKLVDKVYQQEELEKELLPIGFLEAELKDWF, encoded by the coding sequence TTGAAACTAATTTTCTCACCCTCTCATTACCCATTTTTCAACCTCGCTTTAGAAGAATATTTATCCAATTTTACTGATAAAGAAAGTGAATATTTACTATTTTATAGAAATGAACCTTCCTTAGTGATGGGAAAGAATCAAAATGCTTGGGAAGAAATGAATTATAATTATTTACAATCTCAAAATATTTTGCTTTCTCGTCGTATATCAGGTGGAGGAACAGTTTATCATGACCTAAACAATCTAAATTTTAGTTATATCAAGCCTTTAGATACGAAATTGGTTGCTAATTATGATTCGCTTTTACTTCCAATAGTAGAATTTTTAAAAACACTAGGATTACAGGCAGCTATTGGAGAGCGTTCAGATATTTGGTTAGAAAATGCAGCAGGAGAAAAAAGAAAAATTACAGGCACAGCACAGTACACCAACAAGCATCGTTATATCACACACGGAACACTTCTCTTTGATGCAGATTTAGAAAAACTTCAAAAAGCTATAACAATTCCTACAAATGTAGAGGTTAGCTCAAAAAGTTTGAAATCAGTGAGGAGTAAAGTCATCAATATAAGAGAAGTCTTAGAAAAAAATAATGCAGAAGAAATATTAAACATAGAGCATTTTGAAGAAAAACTAGCTCACTTCATTCTTTTGTATTTTAATAAATCTGTTCACATACACACACTCACACAAGAAGAAGTCAATCAAGTAGAAGAGTTAGCGAAGGAAAAATATAAATCTTTTGAGTGGATTTGGGGACGTTCGCCAGCCTGTGAAATTCATAGAAAAGTAAATTTCAAAAATGAAGAGCATTCTATCAAAATCAAACTCAATAGAGGAGCTATCATCAAAGAAATAAGCACAAATGATGTTTTCTTGAATACAGAACTGCAAAAATTAGTAGATAAAGTTTATCAACAAGAAGAGTTAGAAAAAGAATTGTTGCCTATCGGCTTTTTAGAAGCAGAATTAAAAGATTGGTTTTAA
- a CDS encoding SprT-like domain-containing protein, with protein sequence MKLLNYKYTNEEIEQRFDKIRQQVFIQSKQIKTENFSVVSNDDIKLIFNLYDTHFFDNYFKENEVTSKMAFDWSKKMTSAGGKLMYYKVTKQNPVQFRMRISAYLIFNSFKNDSAKTVNLAGFQTKNRLEALMHVIEHEIIHLVEFLAFGDSSCRKDNFKKLANHIFGHTAFTHQLLTGRMEALKEYDLKVGDWVNFSFDGKEYTGFIHRITKRATVMALDKNGEYKDNKGNRFKKYYILLKYLKKLESKPV encoded by the coding sequence ATGAAGTTATTGAATTATAAATACACTAATGAAGAAATAGAACAGCGTTTTGACAAAATTCGTCAGCAAGTTTTTATACAGTCTAAACAAATCAAAACAGAAAATTTTAGCGTAGTTTCAAATGATGATATAAAACTGATTTTTAATCTTTACGATACTCATTTTTTTGATAATTATTTCAAAGAAAATGAGGTAACTTCTAAAATGGCTTTTGATTGGTCTAAAAAAATGACTTCGGCAGGTGGAAAATTGATGTATTATAAGGTTACAAAGCAAAATCCTGTTCAGTTTAGAATGCGAATTTCTGCCTATTTGATTTTCAATTCTTTCAAAAATGATTCTGCCAAAACTGTAAATTTAGCAGGATTTCAGACCAAAAACCGTTTGGAAGCTCTTATGCACGTTATCGAACACGAAATAATCCATCTTGTAGAATTTTTAGCTTTCGGAGACTCTAGTTGTAGAAAAGATAATTTTAAAAAATTAGCTAACCATATTTTCGGACATACAGCCTTTACACATCAACTGCTGACAGGCAGAATGGAAGCCTTGAAAGAATATGATTTAAAAGTAGGCGACTGGGTAAATTTTTCGTTTGATGGAAAAGAATACACAGGTTTTATTCACCGAATCACAAAGCGAGCCACTGTAATGGCTTTAGACAAAAATGGAGAGTACAAAGACAATAAAGGAAATCGTTTCAAAAAATATTATATCTTGCTAAAATATTTAAAGAAACTAGAAAGTAAGCCAGTTTGA
- a CDS encoding YbaB/EbfC family nucleoid-associated protein yields MKDMMKMFGKVREMQAKLQEVQEQLVNITAEGEAGGGMVKATANGKKQVIRLDIDADIIKSEDKEMLQDLVVAAVNKALESAEEKSKEHMQKSTEGMMPNIPGMDLGGMGM; encoded by the coding sequence ATGAAAGATATGATGAAAATGTTTGGTAAAGTGCGTGAAATGCAAGCCAAACTTCAAGAAGTACAGGAGCAACTTGTAAATATCACAGCCGAAGGAGAGGCAGGTGGTGGAATGGTAAAAGCAACTGCCAACGGAAAAAAACAAGTAATTAGACTTGATATTGATGCTGATATTATAAAGTCAGAAGACAAGGAGATGTTACAAGATTTGGTTGTTGCTGCTGTAAATAAAGCATTAGAATCGGCAGAAGAGAAAAGTAAAGAACACATGCAAAAAAGCACAGAAGGGATGATGCCTAATATACCAGGAATGGATTTAGGTGGAATGGGAATGTAA